In the Malania oleifera isolate guangnan ecotype guangnan chromosome 1, ASM2987363v1, whole genome shotgun sequence genome, one interval contains:
- the LOC131144184 gene encoding putative disease resistance protein At4g10780 isoform X1, whose amino-acid sequence MNFLWSCAEGLGNYMSLGKRMHTLKRKIELLEACEADRKTELRNLEFQMGRKRRKEVENWLRNVHTKKDEFQRTEQEVQGNAFLSRIHLGIGNQIEKISREVEELIEQSKFPEGLTLDGDEPKELLTMKLVGRKAEESMKKLWVCIMDDRVFSLGIYGMGGVGKTTLAMHIHNQLLKNPGTYNHVYWVTVSQQFSIYKLQGDIAKVVGITNLLVEENDERKRAAMLFRALANRKRAVLILDDMWEHFTLEKVGIPIGPDECKLILTTRSLSVCLRMGCQRKIKVEPLSEDEAWDLFMEKLKPYDEISPDVEVAARHIAGECGGLPLGIITMARSMRGVDDIREWSTVLKELRESKAGRTDMDEEVFSILRISYGRLKNLIMQQCFLYCALYPEDHVIRREEIIRHFIAEGLIKNGKDSRKAKFDKGHNILNELENVSLLENPTTNRDKLWVKMHDLVRDMALWISGENSGTDGAAGPRFMVKAGLGLREIPEEQEWTEDLERVSLMRNSITEIKEGRSPRCPRLLTLMLGENRGLKKIPDSFFAQMRALKVLDLSCNVYMEKLPNSISDLENLTALLLEGCRRLKHVPSLAKLQPLKELDLGGTAIEKAPEGMGKLVNLRRLSMAVDNENVVVEGETLHQMRHLEEFFGRFYDSSCFTGFPEEMDVYYIEVGCVNSGNWRRPPPFRIRIFSKEVKLDGCSVNMSGDGAEVLVHSILPNVECLTLSKWSNLCALWSSVCELCPPLLRVAGSIALRHGTFSSLKELYIIDCPTIKNLFPHWLVQQYLYSPLTVRVRGCRQLEEIIAGDEGGGGTSTIPTLHTLFLQDLPELKSICRRAMSCHFLEVVRCPKLKRLPHLPCIKNLQLYSLVNLSVLYGEEKGGEVDGFTTTHVYFSALKVLRIENCLQMKNLFSAGLVHHLQNLEDLVIGHSILMEEIIVEAQDDDRGTTAQTADSSSTSNNIHNDSKTISLQKLKTLELMHLPELQIIYGGKMICDSLQIVKIMQCPKLKMLPLHLPLQLDGQPSPPSTLKEISVGEKEWWESLEWDHPNAKTVLQPFLAIVTC is encoded by the coding sequence ATGAATTTCTTATGGAGTTGTGCAGAAGGATTAGGCAACTACATGAGCCTTGGCAAGAGAATGCATACTCTCAAACGAAAGATTGAATTGTTGGAAGCTTGTGAGGCTGACAGAAAAACAGAACTTCGAAATTTGGAGTTTCAAATGGGAAGGAAGCGAAGGAAAGAAGTTGAAAATTGGTTGAGAAATGTACATACCAAAAAAGATGAATTTCAAAGAACAGAACAAGAAGTCCAAGGGAATGCATTTCTTTCACGCATACATCTTGGCATTGGGAATCAAATTGAGAAAATCAGTCGGGAGGTGGAAGAACTTATTGAGCAAAGTAAGTTTCCTGAAGGTCTCACACTTGACGGGGATGAACCGAAAGAACTGCTGACAATGAAATTAGTGGGTCGAAAAGCAGAAGAGAGCATGAAAAAACTCTGGGTATGCATAATGGATGATAGGGTATTCAGCCTTGGCATCTATGGAATGGGGGGTGTTGGGAAAACCACACTGGCAATGCATATCCACAATCAACTCTTAAAAAACCCTGGAACATATAATCATGTTTACTGGGTCACTGTATCCCAACAATTCAGCATTTACAAATTGCAAGGTGACATTGCAAAAGTAGTTGGCATTACAAATCTTCTTGTAGAAGAGAACGATGAGAGGAAAAGAGCAGCCATGTTGTTCAGAGCATTGGCGAATAGGAAGCGAGCTGTGCTCATTTTAGATGATATGTGGGAGCATTTTACTCTGGAAAAGGTTGGGATACCTATTGGGCCGGATGAATGTAAGTTGATTCTAACCACACGATCATTATCAGTATGTCTCAGGATGGGttgccaaagaaaaatcaaagtgGAGCCTTTAAGTGAGGATGAAGCTTGGGACTTATTTATGGAAAAGCTCAAGCCTTATGATGAGATTTCTCCTGATGTGGAAGTGGCTGCAAGGCATATAGCTGGGGAGTGTGGGGGTTTGCCACTTGGGATAATTACAATGGCCAGAAGCATGCGAGGAGTGGATGATATTCGTGAATGGAGTACTGTTTTGAAAGAACTTAGAGAGTCGAAGGCAGGGCGAACTGACATGGACGAGGAGGTCTTCTCTATACTGAGAATCAGCTATGGTCGCCTGAAGAATCTGATAATGCAGCAGTGTTTCTTATATTGCGCATTGTATCCCGAAGATCATGTAATCAGAAGGGAGGAAATAATTAGGCATTTTATTGCCGAGGGACTAATAAAGAATGGAAAGGACAGCAGGAAGGCAAAGTTTGACAAGGGTCACAACATATTAAATGAACTGGAAAATGTCTCATTACTAGAAAATCCGACAACAAATAGGGATAAACTTTGGGTGAAAATGCATGATTTGGTAAGAGATATGGCGCTATGGATAAGTGGAGAGAATAGTGGTACTGATGGAGCTGCAGGCCCTCGATTCATGGTAAAAGCTGGGCTTGGATTGAGAGAAATACCGGAGGAGCAGGAGTGGACAGAAGATCTTGAGAGAGTTTCCTTAATGAGGAATAGTATAACAGAGATTAAGGAAGGGAGATCGCCAAGATGTCCTAGACTTCTAACCTTGATGCTGGGGGAAAATCGTGGTTTGAAGAAAATTCCAGACTCTTTCTTCGCGCAGATGCGTGCCCTTAAAGTTCTGGATTTATCTTGTAATGTGTACATGGAGAAACTACCAAATTCCATTTCGGACTTGGAGAATCTGACTGCATTATTGCTGGAAGGCTGTAGGAGATTAAAACATGTTCCTTCATTAGCAAAGCTTCAGCCATTGAAGGAGTTGGACCTTGGAGGAACTGCGATAGAGAAAGCACCTGAAGGTATGGGGAAGTTGGTCAACCTTAGAAGGTTGTCAATGGCTGTTGACAATGAGAATGTAGTTGTAGAAGGAGAGACACTACATCAAATGAGGCATCTTGAAGAATTTTTTGGCCGATTCTACGATTCGAGCTGTTTTACTGGATTTCCTGAAGAGATGGATGTCTACTATATTGAAGTTGGATGCGTAAATTCTGGTAATTGGCGGCGACCTCCTCCATTTAGAATTAGAATTTTTTCTAAAGAGGTAAAATTAGATGGGTGTAGTGTGAATATGAGTGGGGATGGGGCAGAAGTCCTTGTTCATTCAATACTCCCCAATGTCGAGTGCCTAACGCTTAGCAAGTGGAGCAATTTATGTGCACTTTGGAGCAGTGTATGTGAACTTTGTCCACCATTGCTGCGAGTTGCTGGAAGCATTGCGCTTCGACATGGTACATTTTCCAGCCTCAAAGAGTTGTATATCATTGACTGCCCGACAATAAAGAACTTATTCCCACATTGGTTGGTTCAGCAGTATCTCTACAGTCCACTAACAGTTAGAGTCCGGGGCTGCAGGCAACTGGAGGAGATAATAGCGGGtgatgaaggaggaggaggaaccAGTACTATCCCAACTTTACACACACTGTTTCTGCAAGACCTACCAGAATTGAAGAGCATCTGCAGGAGAGCAATGTCTTGCCATTTTCTTGAAGTAGTCAGATGTCCAAAGCTAAAGAGGCTTCCTCATCTACCATGTATTAAGAACTTGCAACTTTATTCATTAGTGAATTTATCTGTCCTTTATGGGGAAGAAAAAGGAGGAGAAGTCGATGGCTTCACAACCACACATGTTTACTTTTCTGCTCTCAAGGTCTTAAGAATCGAAAATTGTTTGCAAATGAAAAACCTGTTCAGCGCCGGGTTAGTTCACCATCTCCAAAACCTGGAAGATCTTGTGATCGGCCATTCTATTCTAATGGAGGAGATAATAGTAGAAGCACAGGACGACGACAGAGGGACAACTGCTCAAACTGCCGACTCTAGTTCAACTTCAAACAATATCCATAATGATTCTAAAACAATCAGCCTCCAAAAATTAAAGACTTTAGAGTTGATGCACCTACCAGAATTGCAAATCATCTATGGGGGAAAGATGATATGTGATTCTCttcaaattgttaaaataatgcaGTGTCCGAAGCTGAAGATGCTTCCTCTCCATCTTCCTCTGCAGCTGGATGGGCAACCATCTCCTCCCTCAACTCTCAAAGAAATCAGTGTTGGAGAAAAAGAATGGTGGGAATCATTGGAGTGGGATCATCCCAATGCTAAAACTGTCCTTCAGCCCTTCCTTGCAATAGTCACTTGTTAA
- the LOC131144184 gene encoding putative disease resistance protein At4g10780 isoform X2 — protein sequence MSLGKRMHTLKRKIELLEACEADRKTELRNLEFQMGRKRRKEVENWLRNVHTKKDEFQRTEQEVQGNAFLSRIHLGIGNQIEKISREVEELIEQSKFPEGLTLDGDEPKELLTMKLVGRKAEESMKKLWVCIMDDRVFSLGIYGMGGVGKTTLAMHIHNQLLKNPGTYNHVYWVTVSQQFSIYKLQGDIAKVVGITNLLVEENDERKRAAMLFRALANRKRAVLILDDMWEHFTLEKVGIPIGPDECKLILTTRSLSVCLRMGCQRKIKVEPLSEDEAWDLFMEKLKPYDEISPDVEVAARHIAGECGGLPLGIITMARSMRGVDDIREWSTVLKELRESKAGRTDMDEEVFSILRISYGRLKNLIMQQCFLYCALYPEDHVIRREEIIRHFIAEGLIKNGKDSRKAKFDKGHNILNELENVSLLENPTTNRDKLWVKMHDLVRDMALWISGENSGTDGAAGPRFMVKAGLGLREIPEEQEWTEDLERVSLMRNSITEIKEGRSPRCPRLLTLMLGENRGLKKIPDSFFAQMRALKVLDLSCNVYMEKLPNSISDLENLTALLLEGCRRLKHVPSLAKLQPLKELDLGGTAIEKAPEGMGKLVNLRRLSMAVDNENVVVEGETLHQMRHLEEFFGRFYDSSCFTGFPEEMDVYYIEVGCVNSGNWRRPPPFRIRIFSKEVKLDGCSVNMSGDGAEVLVHSILPNVECLTLSKWSNLCALWSSVCELCPPLLRVAGSIALRHGTFSSLKELYIIDCPTIKNLFPHWLVQQYLYSPLTVRVRGCRQLEEIIAGDEGGGGTSTIPTLHTLFLQDLPELKSICRRAMSCHFLEVVRCPKLKRLPHLPCIKNLQLYSLVNLSVLYGEEKGGEVDGFTTTHVYFSALKVLRIENCLQMKNLFSAGLVHHLQNLEDLVIGHSILMEEIIVEAQDDDRGTTAQTADSSSTSNNIHNDSKTISLQKLKTLELMHLPELQIIYGGKMICDSLQIVKIMQCPKLKMLPLHLPLQLDGQPSPPSTLKEISVGEKEWWESLEWDHPNAKTVLQPFLAIVTC from the coding sequence ATGAGCCTTGGCAAGAGAATGCATACTCTCAAACGAAAGATTGAATTGTTGGAAGCTTGTGAGGCTGACAGAAAAACAGAACTTCGAAATTTGGAGTTTCAAATGGGAAGGAAGCGAAGGAAAGAAGTTGAAAATTGGTTGAGAAATGTACATACCAAAAAAGATGAATTTCAAAGAACAGAACAAGAAGTCCAAGGGAATGCATTTCTTTCACGCATACATCTTGGCATTGGGAATCAAATTGAGAAAATCAGTCGGGAGGTGGAAGAACTTATTGAGCAAAGTAAGTTTCCTGAAGGTCTCACACTTGACGGGGATGAACCGAAAGAACTGCTGACAATGAAATTAGTGGGTCGAAAAGCAGAAGAGAGCATGAAAAAACTCTGGGTATGCATAATGGATGATAGGGTATTCAGCCTTGGCATCTATGGAATGGGGGGTGTTGGGAAAACCACACTGGCAATGCATATCCACAATCAACTCTTAAAAAACCCTGGAACATATAATCATGTTTACTGGGTCACTGTATCCCAACAATTCAGCATTTACAAATTGCAAGGTGACATTGCAAAAGTAGTTGGCATTACAAATCTTCTTGTAGAAGAGAACGATGAGAGGAAAAGAGCAGCCATGTTGTTCAGAGCATTGGCGAATAGGAAGCGAGCTGTGCTCATTTTAGATGATATGTGGGAGCATTTTACTCTGGAAAAGGTTGGGATACCTATTGGGCCGGATGAATGTAAGTTGATTCTAACCACACGATCATTATCAGTATGTCTCAGGATGGGttgccaaagaaaaatcaaagtgGAGCCTTTAAGTGAGGATGAAGCTTGGGACTTATTTATGGAAAAGCTCAAGCCTTATGATGAGATTTCTCCTGATGTGGAAGTGGCTGCAAGGCATATAGCTGGGGAGTGTGGGGGTTTGCCACTTGGGATAATTACAATGGCCAGAAGCATGCGAGGAGTGGATGATATTCGTGAATGGAGTACTGTTTTGAAAGAACTTAGAGAGTCGAAGGCAGGGCGAACTGACATGGACGAGGAGGTCTTCTCTATACTGAGAATCAGCTATGGTCGCCTGAAGAATCTGATAATGCAGCAGTGTTTCTTATATTGCGCATTGTATCCCGAAGATCATGTAATCAGAAGGGAGGAAATAATTAGGCATTTTATTGCCGAGGGACTAATAAAGAATGGAAAGGACAGCAGGAAGGCAAAGTTTGACAAGGGTCACAACATATTAAATGAACTGGAAAATGTCTCATTACTAGAAAATCCGACAACAAATAGGGATAAACTTTGGGTGAAAATGCATGATTTGGTAAGAGATATGGCGCTATGGATAAGTGGAGAGAATAGTGGTACTGATGGAGCTGCAGGCCCTCGATTCATGGTAAAAGCTGGGCTTGGATTGAGAGAAATACCGGAGGAGCAGGAGTGGACAGAAGATCTTGAGAGAGTTTCCTTAATGAGGAATAGTATAACAGAGATTAAGGAAGGGAGATCGCCAAGATGTCCTAGACTTCTAACCTTGATGCTGGGGGAAAATCGTGGTTTGAAGAAAATTCCAGACTCTTTCTTCGCGCAGATGCGTGCCCTTAAAGTTCTGGATTTATCTTGTAATGTGTACATGGAGAAACTACCAAATTCCATTTCGGACTTGGAGAATCTGACTGCATTATTGCTGGAAGGCTGTAGGAGATTAAAACATGTTCCTTCATTAGCAAAGCTTCAGCCATTGAAGGAGTTGGACCTTGGAGGAACTGCGATAGAGAAAGCACCTGAAGGTATGGGGAAGTTGGTCAACCTTAGAAGGTTGTCAATGGCTGTTGACAATGAGAATGTAGTTGTAGAAGGAGAGACACTACATCAAATGAGGCATCTTGAAGAATTTTTTGGCCGATTCTACGATTCGAGCTGTTTTACTGGATTTCCTGAAGAGATGGATGTCTACTATATTGAAGTTGGATGCGTAAATTCTGGTAATTGGCGGCGACCTCCTCCATTTAGAATTAGAATTTTTTCTAAAGAGGTAAAATTAGATGGGTGTAGTGTGAATATGAGTGGGGATGGGGCAGAAGTCCTTGTTCATTCAATACTCCCCAATGTCGAGTGCCTAACGCTTAGCAAGTGGAGCAATTTATGTGCACTTTGGAGCAGTGTATGTGAACTTTGTCCACCATTGCTGCGAGTTGCTGGAAGCATTGCGCTTCGACATGGTACATTTTCCAGCCTCAAAGAGTTGTATATCATTGACTGCCCGACAATAAAGAACTTATTCCCACATTGGTTGGTTCAGCAGTATCTCTACAGTCCACTAACAGTTAGAGTCCGGGGCTGCAGGCAACTGGAGGAGATAATAGCGGGtgatgaaggaggaggaggaaccAGTACTATCCCAACTTTACACACACTGTTTCTGCAAGACCTACCAGAATTGAAGAGCATCTGCAGGAGAGCAATGTCTTGCCATTTTCTTGAAGTAGTCAGATGTCCAAAGCTAAAGAGGCTTCCTCATCTACCATGTATTAAGAACTTGCAACTTTATTCATTAGTGAATTTATCTGTCCTTTATGGGGAAGAAAAAGGAGGAGAAGTCGATGGCTTCACAACCACACATGTTTACTTTTCTGCTCTCAAGGTCTTAAGAATCGAAAATTGTTTGCAAATGAAAAACCTGTTCAGCGCCGGGTTAGTTCACCATCTCCAAAACCTGGAAGATCTTGTGATCGGCCATTCTATTCTAATGGAGGAGATAATAGTAGAAGCACAGGACGACGACAGAGGGACAACTGCTCAAACTGCCGACTCTAGTTCAACTTCAAACAATATCCATAATGATTCTAAAACAATCAGCCTCCAAAAATTAAAGACTTTAGAGTTGATGCACCTACCAGAATTGCAAATCATCTATGGGGGAAAGATGATATGTGATTCTCttcaaattgttaaaataatgcaGTGTCCGAAGCTGAAGATGCTTCCTCTCCATCTTCCTCTGCAGCTGGATGGGCAACCATCTCCTCCCTCAACTCTCAAAGAAATCAGTGTTGGAGAAAAAGAATGGTGGGAATCATTGGAGTGGGATCATCCCAATGCTAAAACTGTCCTTCAGCCCTTCCTTGCAATAGTCACTTGTTAA